A genomic segment from Aspergillus puulaauensis MK2 DNA, chromosome 1, nearly complete sequence encodes:
- a CDS encoding TauD/TfdA dioxygenase family protein (COG:I;~EggNog:ENOG410PUGH;~InterPro:IPR042098,IPR003819;~PFAM:PF02668;~go_function: GO:0016491 - oxidoreductase activity [Evidence IEA];~go_process: GO:0055114 - oxidation-reduction process [Evidence IEA]) — MVGEKVSTQTGGSLGHIITMVKSTLTVDGQTVTKLSDVRPTNVEYPETTEYPAVNQRALSLKPLGDHIPPRGIREPVPVPRDRGLFADPDLPHLFANAAVKRLDLTPSLGTLITGLQLCSLTDAQKDELALLVAHRGVLFFREQDITAEGQRELFNYYGIPELLPDPEDAKAKGKPITTNIEEQDEDYRETYVHFKWPFADFHADSSFQANPPSFSLLRIDELPPTGGDTNWISGYGTYETLSKPLQTFADSLSAWHSSGHVYESVLTHWKVNPSERPVETLHPVVTTHPVTGYKVLNLNSGFVTRIEGLKRYESDKILDLFFTHIHTAQDHLVRFRWEKNSVALWDNRAATHRATHDYAPLHRHGVRVTVKGQVPRQVSGSLSRKEAVVKALKEGEVQAVHDENTRKGNYADRGYPKV, encoded by the exons ATGGTTGGCGAGAAAGTTTCAACCCAGACGGGGGGCTCACTCGGTCATATCATAACCATGGTTAAAAGTACCCTAACCGTTGACGGCCAGACCGTTACAAAATTGAGTGACGTTCGGCCTACCAATGTTGAATACCCTGAGACTACTGAGTACCCCGCTGTAAATCAGAGAGCTCTCTCGCTCAAACCCCTTGGCGATCACATACCTCCACGTGGCATCCGTGAGCCAGTGCCAGTTCCTCGGGACCGTGGCTTATTCGCAGACCCTGATCTTCCACATCTGTTTGCAAATGCCGCGGTTAAACGGTTGGATCTGACACCTTCCCTGGGAACTCTCATCACGGGCCTGCAGCTTTGCTCTCTCACAGATGCGCAAAAGGATGAGCTGGCATTACTCGTTGCTCATCGAGGGGTGTTATTCTTCCGAGAACAGGATATCACCGCTGAGGGACAGCGGGAATTATTCAACTACTACG GGATTCCAGAGCTCCTTCCAGACCCAGAGGACGCCAAGGCAAAAGGGAAGCCAATTACAACCAATATCGAAGAACAAGATGA GGATTATCGAGAAACTTATGTTCATTTCAAGTGGCCTTTCGCAGATTTCCATGCAGACAGTAGCTTCCAGGCCAACCCTCCGTCATTCTCTTTGTTGAGGATAGACGAGTTACCTCCTACAGGTGGTGACACGAACTG GATATCAGGCTATGGCACATACGAGACCTTGTCAAAGCCACTACAAACCTTCGCGGACAGTCTGAGCGCATGGCATAGCTCCGGT CACGTATACGAATCTGTCCTAACCCACTGGAAAGTAAACCCATCCGAACGTCCCGTCGAAACCCTTCATCCAGTGGTGACAACGCACCCAGTAACAGGATACAAAGTACTGAACCTGAACTCTGGCTTCGTAACTCGAATCGAGGGTCTCAAGCGCTACGAGTCTGACAAAATACTCGACCTCTTTTTCACCCATATCCACACGGCACAGGATCACTTGGTGAGATTTCGGTGGGAGAAGAACTCGGTTGCGTTGTGGGATAATAG GGCGGCTACACATCGTGCAACGCATGATTACGCTCCACTGCATCGCCACGGTGTGCGAGTTACCGTTAAAGGGCAAGTTCCTAGGCAGGTTTCCGGCAGTTTGAGTAGAAAGGAGGCAGTGGTGAAGGCATtgaaggagggtgaggtGCAGGCTGTACACGATGAAAATACGCGAAAGGGTAATTATGCGGACAGGGGATATCCTAAGGTTTGA
- a CDS encoding MBL fold metallo-hydrolase (COG:S;~EggNog:ENOG410Q110;~InterPro:IPR001279,IPR036866;~PFAM:PF00753): MPLQTYHLSSSPKGLSSITTLIVGTSEAVLIDPPFLKPDGLAAAHWIKNKTNKPLKAVFVTHHHPDHFFAANSIFEAFPEAKFYAAPYVLAGINREYDQKVTYWPAVFGTENVYTAPRRPEPFEFSFFVLNGDPGSPVVLLGPLQGDSVDHTLFWLPSEKTIICGDAVYGRSTHVWVEEVETPALLEAWNKTLTLIGALRPEKLIPGHMETGWELDAKEDLAHTQKYLDLFSEKITNAPTKLTVQELFDFFKNEFPQCKENLDFFLGHLSNQYGEGGQVWEENRHHDVGARTIGALNGYWFK, from the exons ATGCCCCTCCAAACATACCacctctcttcctcccccaaGGGCCTCTCCAGCATCACAACCCTAATCGTCGGCACCAGCGAGGCAGTCCTCATAGATCCCCCCTTCCTAAAGCCCGACGGTCTCGCAGCTGCGCACTGGATCAAGAACAAAACCAACAAGCCATTGAAAGCAGTCTTCGTgacccaccaccacccagacCACTTCTTCGCCGCAAACTCCATCTTCGAGGCTTTTCCCGAGGCTAAATTCTACGCAGCCCCGTATGTCCTCGCTGGTATTAATCGCGAATACGACCAGAAGGTCACATACTGGCCTGCTGTGTTTGGGACTGAGAATGTCTATACAGCGCCGAGGAGGCCGGAACCGTTCGAGTTTAGTTTCTTTGTATTGAATGGGGATCCTGGGAGTCCGGTTGTCCTTCTTGGGCCACTGCAGGGGGATAGTGTGGACCATACGCTGTTTTGGCTTCCGAGTGAGAAGACGATTATCTGTGGCGATGCGGTTTATGGGAGGAGTACGCATGTTTG ggtcgaggaagtcgaaaCTCCTGCTCTTCTGGAAGCATGGAACAAGACGCTCACACTGATCGGTGCTCTGCGACCTGAGAAACTGATTCCAGGGCATATGGAGACCGGCTGGGAGTTGGATGCAAAAGAAGACCTCGCACACACACAGAAATACCTGGATCTTTTCTCGGAGAAAATCACAAACGCGCCGACAAAGCTGACCGTGCAGGAACTGTTTGACTTTTTCAAGAATGAGTTTCCGCAATGCAAGGAGAACCTGGATTTCTTCCTGGGCCATCTGTCGAACCAGTACGGAGAGGGGGGCCAGGTCTGGGAGGAGAACAGGCACCATGACGTTGGGGCTCGGACGATTGGGGCCCTGAATGGGTATTGGTTTAAATAG
- a CDS encoding uncharacterized protein (COG:Q;~EggNog:ENOG410PPAF;~InterPro:IPR036291,IPR002347;~PFAM:PF00106,PF13561;~go_process: GO:0055114 - oxidation-reduction process [Evidence IEA]) has protein sequence MAQYTKGLIPDSLKNKVIVLTGGANGIGASLVEYACQNGAYVCFGDLAVEAGEAIAKVVNGNSSPPQALFVKTNVTSYDSVLNLFDKAMETYGRIDHAVAGAGITEVGNVFDPALDIQSIRKAPTTKVLDVNLTGCLYVTRIASVYLRQNRPDNTDRSIILVSSVAGFKESPGLFIYQASKHGVLGLMRALRLYLCSPAHRIRINCICPWMTTTGMVKGIQDRWFKAELPVNTPLDVAKVIANVLGDKELNGQAMYIEGGRAWEIEANINRLEPQWLGEEPSRSLARGQEVLGSGEGWTE, from the exons ATGGCGCAGTATACCAAGGGACTTATCCCAGACTCACTCAAAAACAAAGTCATTGTCTTGACAG GTGGCGCAAATGGCATCGGAGCAAGTCTGGTGGAATATGCTTGCCAGAATGGAGCATATGTATGCTTTGGTGACCTCGCAGTTGAGGCCGGCGAGGCAATTGCAAAAGTAGTGAATGGGAATTCCTCTCCACCCCAGGCACTTTTCGTTAAGACCAATGTGACAAGCTACGACTCCGTCCTAAATCTCTTTGACAAGGCGATGGAGACATATGGCCGCATCGATCACGCCGTTGCAGGCGCGGGGATCACCGAGGTCGGGAACGTATTTGACCCTGCATTAGATATACAGTCTATCCGGAAG GCCCCTACTACAAAAGTCCTCGATGTAAACCTCACGGGATGTCTCTATGTGACTCGCATCGCTAGTGTCTATCTCCGCCAGAACCGGCCGGATAATACCGACCGCTCGATAATCCTGGTCTCCTCTGTGGCGGGCTTTAAAGAATCACCCGGGCTTTTTATCTATCAAGCTTCTAAGCATGGTGTGCTAGGTCTTATGCGTGCCCTGCGGCTATATCTATGTTCACCAGCGCACAGGATTAGAATTAACTGTATCTGTCCGTGGATGACGACGACCGGAATGGTGAAAGGGATTCAGGATAGATGGTTTAAGGCGGAGTTGCCGGTGAATACGCCTCTGGATGTGGCGAAGGTTATAGCGAATGTACTAGGGGATAAGGAGTTGAATGGGCAGGCCATGTATATTGAGGGAGGAAGGGCTTGGGAGATTGAGGCGAATATCAACAGATTAGAGCCGCAGTGGTTGGGTGAGGAGCCTAGTCGCTCGTTGGCGAGAGGGCAAGAGGTTTTGGGATCTGGGGAGGGGTGGACGGAGTAA
- a CDS encoding uncharacterized protein (COG:S;~EggNog:ENOG410PJZM;~InterPro:IPR036259;~TransMembrane:10 (i46-65o77-101i108-125o145-165i177-196o208-228i266-285o297-317i329-349o369-394i)): MATQLKSGSSKEDLKDGAVQTQVQAAPETDYLPEVSTIPWNRSTKFQAAIVAGVFFCGPGMYSALNALGAGGLKSPHLVNITSGISYGLNVVFALLTGVFVNVLGERLVLSLGVVGFSINGASLYCNNKFQTTWLMYFASALQGFTTALLCIGTRVVQASIMLAYPEADFKGKFISIWYSSIAAGQSVGGALALGFNAENQNAGAITPITYIPLITIAACGPFIALLLSNPEKVIRRDGVKVQSKKQPNALEEAKKVFSALARKEIILLVPMFIFSQWFLSYKGTFTAVYHSVRGRALTSFTSAFAGIAGTFAMGFFLDSPRLSRSTKFRWAFLGTYTLYSIVWIWYTVVQWYYAKTNPVGLDWTQSEFYASFLLILVDGFTDHAFQTFMYALVGSLTEHIDELERYTGFMKAVNTGGAALGYAVQTEWSMMGSEALL; the protein is encoded by the exons ATGGCTACGCAACTAAAGTCAGGTTCCTCGAAAGAGGATCTGAAGGATGGCGCCGTGCAGACTCAGGTACAAGCAGCTCCCGAGACAGACTATCTACCAGAAGTCTCTACTATCCCCTGGAACCGTTCGACGAAGTTCCAAGCGGCTATTGTTGCAGGGGTGTTCTTTTGTGGCCCTGGGATGTACAGTGCTCTGAACGCTCTTGGCGCCGGTGGGCTGAAGAGCCCGCATCTGGTGAACATAACCAGCGGAATATCATATGGGCTGAATGTGGTATTTGCTCTCTTAACAGGAGTGTTTGTCAATGTTCTTGGTGAACGGCTTGTCCTGAGTCTGGGTGTCGTGGGATTCAGCATCAATGGAGCCTCGCTGTACTGCAACAATAAATTTCAGACAACATGGCTCATGTACTTCGCCTCTGCCCTGCAAGGATTCACGACGGCACTTTTATG CATAGGAACCAGGGTTGTCCAAGCGTCGATTATGCTTGCCTATCCCGAGGCTGACTTCAAGGGCAAATTCA TTTCGATCTGGTATTCCTCCATCGCGGCCGGCCAGTCCGTCGGAGGCGCGCTTGCCCTGGGATTTAATGCAGAAAACCAGAACGCTGGAGCAATCACTCCCA TAACTTATATCCCTCTCATCACAATTGCTGCATGCGGACCGTTTATTGCATTACTGCTGTCCAACCCAGAGAAAGTCATTCGCCGTGACGGTGTCAAAGTCCAGTCGAAGAAACAACCTAACGCCTTagaggaggcgaagaaagtCTTCAGTGCGCTGGCAAGAAAGGAG ATAATCCTCCTGGTGCCCATGTTCATCTTCTCGCAATGGTTCCTCTCCTACAAGGGAACATTTACTGCCGTCTACCATTCCGTCCGCGGGCGAGCGCTTACATCGTTCACGAGTGCTTTTGCGGGCATCGCTGGGACATTCGCGATGGGCTTTTTCCTCGACTCTCCGCGATTGTCGCGGTCTACTAAGTTTCGCTGGGCTTTTCTAGGGACCTATACGCTGTATTCCATTGTGTGGATCTGGTACACGGTCGTGCAGTGGTACTATGCGAAGACGAACCCTGTCGGACTTGATTGGACACAGTCGGAGTTTTATGCTAGTTTTCTTTTGATTTTGGTCGACGG GTTTACCGACCACGCGTTTCAGACCTTCATGTACGCACTCGTGGGGTCCTTGACGGAACACATTGATGAGTTGGAGAGGTATACTGGGTTTATGAAGGCAGTGAACACCGGTGGTGCGGCACTGGGTTACGCAGTGCAGACTGAGTGGAGTATGATGGGCTCAGAGGCATTACTGTAA
- a CDS encoding ankyrin repeat domain-containing protein (COG:M;~EggNog:ENOG410PXPX;~InterPro:IPR002110,IPR020683,IPR036770;~PFAM:PF00023,PF12796;~go_function: GO:0005515 - protein binding [Evidence IEA]), which yields MSIPASIHSAGRSLLKACAQGSLSNVKTYAPQLYTTAGIDKRAVPPLRLAMGTAAENGHANILRYLLTDMPQCQQATDGPWSPQDDIQAHEVPEEWRLSVMLPDFVVLRTIRGAKPAAFQTLMDFGLSVHHLMDKIGSPITVAIRRQDLEMVRFLLSKGADPNDQYWTPNDTVLSRAAYLPSLEIVTLLLEHGANVQTSQALMGAAESGRIDSATVLLDHGADINEVFRYHLYDDNDPRDTIGTALHVAVNHGQEDFVRFLLRRGARTDLADGEGFTPRQLAGAQERTEMVNLFR from the exons ATGTCCATAC CGGCATCCATCCACTCAGCTGGGCGCTCGCTCCTCAAGGCATGCGCTCAAGGCTCGCTCTCCAATGTGAAGACTTATGCTCCTCAGCTATACACCACCGCTGGCATCGACAAAAGGGCTGTCCCGCCTCTGCGGCTTGCTATGGGAACCGCCGCCGAGAACGGCCATGCCAATATTCTCCGCTACTTATTAACTGATATGCCGCAATGCCAACAAGCGACCGACGGCCCGTGGAGCCCACAGGACGATATCCAAGCGCATGAGGTTCCCGAAGAATGGCGGCTGTCAGTCATGCTCCCCGACTTTGTCGTCCTGCGCACGATAAGGGGGGCTAAACCAGCCGCTTTCCAAACACTCATGGACTTCGGTTTGAGTGTCCACCATCTAATGGACAAAATTGGATCTCCTATCACAGTCGCAATCCGGCGGCAAGACCTAGAGATGGTTCGGTTTCTGCTAAGCAAGGGCGCGGACCCAAACGATCAGTACTGGACACCTAATGACACTGTCCTGTCGCGCGCCGCATACCTTCCGTCGTTGGAAATCGTgaccctcctcctcgaacaCGGTGCAAACGTCCAGACCTCTCAGGCCCTCATGGGTGCCGCGGAGAGCGGCCGCATCGATTCCGCCACCGTACTTCTCGATCACGGTGCCGACATCAACGAGGTCTTCCGATATCACCTGTATGATGATAATGACCCGAGAGACACGATTGGTACAGCGCTGCACGTTGCAGTCAACCATGGCCAGGAAGACTTTGTCCGATTTTTGTTACGGCGAGGTGCGCGGACAGATCTGGCAGACGGAGAAGGGTTCACTCCCCGTCAACTTGCAGGGGCGCAGGAGAGGACAGAGATGgtaaatttatttagataa
- a CDS encoding uncharacterized protein (COG:I;~EggNog:ENOG410PH4X;~InterPro:IPR009081,IPR036736,IPR020806,IPR023213, IPR001242;~PFAM:PF00550,PF00668;~go_function: GO:0003824 - catalytic activity [Evidence IEA];~go_function: GO:0031177 - phosphopantetheine binding [Evidence IEA]), translating into MWLQSERKRPSLAAFVHRAVDEAEIPESYFLPSSAKFRKRCATATAELRGRIPGFMIPSLMIPVSRLPQGATGKVDRKASRDAVVAMSDLKRSEYRLAMGEKKRSPTTEAERKLHAIWVEVLKIPVNEIGIDNNFFHLGGDSINAMYIAARARAEGLALAVTDILENPMLSTLATLESKGLVDGLCVHPILPEGQSFLLTQWTPVYQCHDIEGPVYVDMLRVACGTVIANNAILRTAFIRAGKRLLQVVLKSLDRPLQHITTDENLMMYCDNLSQADGQISSTVNSAALQFSLVSNTSTRDVLIIRISHAQYDGLSMPVLLNDIAAEYSGMRTCAPVDFSSYMYFRASKTTDKSVAFWRYYLRGSSIANSRLKFPAGPSSPQPRRADDRRVSAAKEIPLPTAPGGITTANLVKAACAFVLARLTAQTDLILGQTVNGRSLPLPNIDKVLGACLNFIPLRVTLQKSCTAHELLQHVQAQSVFTLAYDYLDSSEVFKQSTDWPVDTRFSCVVQHQNLERTPGLRLPGTKAAFAGWAHFIPASGIWIIASPRESSLDVTMCTSEGGMSAETARGLVEEICAAIQSFANSPGDKLVV; encoded by the exons ATGTGGCTCCAAAGCGAACGCAAAAGACCATCTCTGGCTGCATTCGTTCATCGTGCTGTAGATGAAGCGGAAATACCAGAGAGTTACTTCTTACCTTCGTCTGCCAAATTTCGCAAACGGTGCGCCACAGCAACCGCTGAGCTCCGTGGCCGCATCCCGGGATTCATGATTCCTTCTTTGATGATTCCTGTTTCCAGATTGCCCCAAGGGGCGACGGGCAAGGTCGACCGCAAAGCGTCACGGGACGCCGTTGTAGCCATGTCAGACCTCAAGCGCAGTGAATATCGCCTGGCTatgggggagaagaagcgctccCCAACAACTGAGGCAGAAAGAAAGCTCCATGCAATCTGGGTCGAAGTACTCAAGATACCCGTGAATGAAATTGGCATCGACAACAACTTTTTCCACCTGGGTGGGGATTCAATCAATGCCATGTATATAGCGGCCAGGGCTCGCGCGGAAGGACTTGCTCTGGCCGTGACGGACATTCTAGAGAATCCGATGCTTTCCACCTTGGCCACTCTAGAATCCAAAGGGCTTGTTGACGGACTATGCGTCCATCCCATTCTCCCTG AGGGCCAATCATTCCTTCTCACACAGTGGACCCCAGTATATCAATGCCATGATATCGAAGGCCCAGTCTATGTAGATATGCTACGCGTTGCATGCGGGACCGTCATAGCAAACAATGCTATCCTCCGCACGGCGTTTATTCGGGCCGGAAAACGCCTGTTGCAAGTGGTTCTCAAGTCTCTAGATCGACCTCTTCAACATATCACCACGGACGAAAACCTCATGATGTACTGCGACAATCTCTCCCAGGCCGATGGCCAGATTTCATCCACTGTCAATTCTGCGGCCCTCCAATTCAGCCTCGTGTCCAACACCAGCACTAGGGACGTCTTGATCATTCGTATTTCACATGCGCAATATGATGGACTTTCTATGCCCGTATTGCTCAACGATATAGCGGCCGAGTACTCCGGTATGAGAACCTGCGCTCCGGTGGATTTCTCTTCGTACATGTACTTCCGTGCATCCAAAACCACAGACAAATCTGTTGCCTTCTGGCGTTATTATCTTCGAGGGTCATCGATTGCAAACAGTAGACTCAAGTTCCCTGCTGGGCCCTCTTCACCGCAGCCCCGTCGAGCGGACGACCGGCGTGTCTCCGCCGCAAAAGAGATACCACTCCCCACCGCACCTGGAGgcatcaccaccgccaacCTCGTCAAGGCAGCCTGTGCGTTCGTTCTCGCCCGTCTCACAGCGCAAACGGATCTCATTCTCGGCCAGACTGTAAACGGACGCAGTTTGCCCCTCCCCAATATCGATAAGGTCCTCGGCGCGTGTCTGAACTTCATCCCCTTGCGGGTAACGCTCCAGAAATCATGTACAGCCCATGAACTCCTGCAGCACGTCCAAGCCCAAAGCGTCTTCACCCTGGCCTACGACTACCTTGATTCTTCGGAGGTCTTCAAACAGAGCACCGACTGGCCGGTCGACACCCGCTTTTCCTGCGTGGTTCAGCATCAGAATCTAGAACGGACCCCGGGTCTTCGTCTGCCGGGAACAAAGGCCGCTTTCGCCGGATGGGCGCATTTCATTCCCGCCAGTGGGATATGGATTATCGCAAGCCCAAGGGAATCTTCTCTGGACGTGACTATGTGCACTTCAGAAGGCGGGATGTCTGCTGAGACGGCGAGAGGGCTGGTAGAGGAGATATGTGCGGCGATTCAATCATTTGCGAACTCTCCTGGGGATAAATTGGTTGTCTAG